In Myxococcales bacterium, the DNA window GCGAAGGAGGCTCGCCGCACTTATTTCACCCCAGGCAGATCGGAGGTGTCGATCTCGGGTTTGTCGTCCGGCTTGGGCTCTGGCTTGGGCTCTGGCTTGGGCTCTGGCTTGGGCTCTGGCTTGGGCTCTGGCTTGGCAGAACCGCTGCTCGGTGGTGGCGGCGCCGGTCCCTCGCCCTCGGCGAGCCGCGCCGCTGCCTTCTGCCCGTAGGCCGTGCCCGAGCCCGCTTGTTCGAGCACCCGCCGATACAGCGTGAGCGCTCCCTTGCGATCACCCGACTCCCACTTCTGATCCGCGCGCGCGACGAGCGCCGGCAGATAGCTCGGGTTCTCCTTGAGAACCTTGTCGTACATCTTCGCGGCGGTCTCGGGGTCCTTCTTTGCTTTCGCCACGTCCGCCAGACCCGACAGCGCCTCGGTGTTGCTGGGTTCTTTGGCCAGGACCTCGTTGTAGAGCTGCTCGGCGCGGGTCAGGTTGCCGCCCTTGAAGGCCTGCGACGCGAGCTGCAGCTTCACGCGGAAGTCGCCCGGTCCACCCTTGGGCGGCTCGTCGTCCGCAATCACCCCGCCGGCCCCCGAGGTGTCGAGCATCGGCAAGCTCGCCGGATCGACGGCCGCGATCTCGGCGCCCGCGTCGATGCCACCGTCCGTCACCGCAGCGACGCGCTTCAAGAACTGAGCAAGGTCATCGTGAAGCGCCTGGCCTTCGGCCTTGGCGGCGTGTTTGTCGAGCTCCGTCTGAGCCTGCTCCGTCTGTCCGGAGCGGGCTAGCGAGTAGATCAACGCGGCGCGTGCCCGACCCAGCCCTCGCTCGCTCTGGGCTGCGCTCTGCAGTCGATCGATCACACTCGCCCAAACGGGCTGTGACTCGGCCAGATCCAGCGCCGCGAGCACGTACGCATTCTCACCGGTGGGGCTCGACGAGAGCGGAGCGACCAAAGCGCGGGCCTCTTTCAGCTCGCCCGCCAGCCGAAGAATGTCCACCTGGGAGCGGACGACGGCGGGATCGTCGGGAGCGACGGCGACCGCGCGTGAGAGCGCCTCTTTCGCCTTCCCCACTCGCAGCCCGAGCTGTCGGTGGGTGTTTTGGACCAGCTGTTTGTCCTGCGGATCGAGCAACCGCAACCGAAGCCACAGGCCGTCGGCGCGCATCGCCTCGAGGCGAGCGAGCGCCGCGAGCACGGCTGGATCCTTGTCGCCGAGCACCGTGGCTTTGTCGAGCTCACCCCGCGCACCCTCGAAGTCACCGTCATCGAGCTTCTTCTCGGCCTCGGTGAGGAACGCCGCGACGCGCCCGTCAGCGCTCGCCTGAGGTTGGGGCGAGGCCTGGCGGTATTGCTCGA includes these proteins:
- a CDS encoding tetratricopeptide repeat protein, with translation MRSRWIAGLVLVGVAVLLAATVGRRYLEQYRQASPQPQASADGRVAAFLTEAEKKLDDGDFEGARGELDKATVLGDKDPAVLAALARLEAMRADGLWLRLRLLDPQDKQLVQNTHRQLGLRVGKAKEALSRAVAVAPDDPAVVRSQVDILRLAGELKEARALVAPLSSSPTGENAYVLAALDLAESQPVWASVIDRLQSAAQSERGLGRARAALIYSLARSGQTEQAQTELDKHAAKAEGQALHDDLAQFLKRVAAVTDGGIDAGAEIAAVDPASLPMLDTSGAGGVIADDEPPKGGPGDFRVKLQLASQAFKGGNLTRAEQLYNEVLAKEPSNTEALSGLADVAKAKKDPETAAKMYDKVLKENPSYLPALVARADQKWESGDRKGALTLYRRVLEQAGSGTAYGQKAAARLAEGEGPAPPPPSSGSAKPEPKPEPKPEPKPEPKPEPKPDDKPEIDTSDLPGVK